The Paracoccus sp. MC1862 genome includes a window with the following:
- a CDS encoding exonuclease domain-containing protein, producing the protein MKFVVVDVETANPRMSSICQIGIVTFENGVEVDAESHLIDPQDYFDPVNVAIHGITAEAVAGAPSIRDLHGRLCELTSENVVACHTHFDRVALGRVCDLHSLPALSCKWLDTARVARRAWTQFSKSGYGLSNLAVTSRVIIRLFPE; encoded by the coding sequence ATGAAATTCGTTGTTGTTGACGTTGAAACCGCTAATCCGCGGATGAGCAGTATTTGCCAGATTGGCATTGTCACATTTGAAAATGGCGTTGAAGTTGACGCAGAGAGCCACCTTATCGACCCCCAAGACTACTTCGATCCCGTCAATGTAGCCATTCACGGGATTACGGCAGAAGCCGTGGCAGGCGCTCCCTCCATCCGAGACCTCCATGGTCGTCTTTGCGAACTCACCTCCGAAAACGTTGTAGCCTGTCACACGCATTTTGACCGGGTTGCTTTAGGCAGGGTCTGCGACCTCCATTCTCTCCCAGCACTATCATGCAAGTGGCTTGACACGGCTCGCGTTGCCCGGCGAGCCTGGACGCAGTTCTCGAAGTCTGGCTACGGACTCTCGAACCTAGCTGTCACATCCCGTGTGATTATACGGCTGTTTCCTGAATAG
- a CDS encoding modification methylase, with amino-acid sequence MNHLYYGDNLAVLRDHIADASVDLIYLDPPFNSNASYNVLFRSATGDQSAAQIEAFDDTWHWGDEAETAFQSVRNSGHTDAATMLEVAGQDNLSASSITAALVR; translated from the coding sequence TTGAACCACCTGTATTACGGCGACAACCTGGCGGTCCTGCGCGACCATATCGCAGATGCGTCGGTGGACCTGATCTACCTGGATCCGCCGTTCAATTCCAACGCCAGCTACAACGTGCTGTTCCGCAGCGCGACCGGCGACCAGTCGGCGGCGCAGATCGAGGCTTTCGACGACACCTGGCACTGGGGCGATGAGGCCGAGACGGCGTTCCAGTCGGTGCGGAACAGCGGCCACACCGACGCCGCGACGATGCTGGAGGTGGCAGGGCAAGATAATCTGAGTGCGTCGAGTATAACGGCAGCACTTGTGCGATAG
- a CDS encoding lipocalin family protein — protein sequence MRIRTIAAGLAALAALSACSRAIMTRVPQGITPVTGFDARLYMGRWYEIARLDHRFERGMSDVTADYALNGDGSVRVVNSGVKNGRRTSIEGTARFKGDPDVASLAVSFFPGFPGGYHVFALDQGYQWAMISGPDRGYLWILSRQPGMEEELYRQLVGIAQDRGFAVEGLIRVSHGG from the coding sequence ATGCGTATCCGCACCATCGCCGCCGGGCTTGCCGCCCTTGCCGCCCTGTCCGCCTGTTCCCGCGCGATCATGACCCGCGTGCCGCAGGGCATCACACCTGTCACCGGCTTCGACGCCCGGCTCTACATGGGCCGCTGGTACGAGATCGCCCGCCTCGACCACCGCTTCGAGCGCGGCATGAGCGACGTGACCGCCGACTATGCGCTGAACGGGGACGGCAGCGTGCGGGTGGTCAACAGCGGCGTGAAAAACGGCCGCCGCACGTCCATCGAGGGCACCGCCCGCTTCAAGGGCGACCCGGATGTGGCGAGCCTTGCCGTCAGCTTCTTCCCCGGCTTTCCCGGCGGCTACCACGTCTTTGCGCTGGATCAGGGCTACCAGTGGGCGATGATCTCTGGCCCGGACCGCGGCTACCTGTGGATATTGTCCCGCCAGCCGGGGATGGAGGAGGAGCTTTACCGGCAGCTCGTCGGGATCGCGCAGGACCGGGGCTTCGCGGTCGAGGGGTTGATCCGGGTCAGTCACGGCGGCTAG
- a CDS encoding pseudouridine synthase, producing MSFVYQPNPEQPRLIHHDDQILIVEKPAGLLSVPGRGEDRADCLINRLRGAFPTVLLVHRLDLDTSGIMVFGLTPFAQKHLSQQFERRLVKKAYIARLWGRLEPKEGRVDLPLIVDWPNRPRQKVDHETGRPAQTDWRVIRASDAETRVRLYPLTGRSHQLRVHMASLNHPILGDPLYAQGAAADHPRLMLHAEALRLRHPDSNVTLSFSAPPPF from the coding sequence ATGAGCTTCGTCTATCAGCCGAACCCCGAACAGCCCCGCCTGATCCACCACGACGACCAGATCCTGATCGTGGAAAAGCCTGCCGGCCTGCTGTCGGTGCCGGGGAGGGGAGAGGACCGGGCCGACTGCCTCATCAACCGGCTGCGCGGTGCCTTTCCGACCGTGCTGCTGGTGCACCGGCTGGACCTGGACACCTCGGGGATCATGGTCTTCGGGCTGACGCCCTTTGCCCAGAAGCACCTCAGCCAGCAGTTCGAGCGGCGGTTGGTGAAAAAGGCTTACATTGCAAGGCTCTGGGGAAGGCTGGAACCCAAGGAGGGCCGGGTGGACCTGCCGCTGATCGTGGACTGGCCGAACCGGCCGCGGCAGAAGGTGGACCACGAAACGGGCCGCCCGGCGCAGACCGACTGGCGGGTGATCCGCGCCAGCGACGCCGAAACCCGCGTTCGGCTTTACCCGCTGACCGGGCGCAGCCACCAGTTGCGGGTGCACATGGCAAGCCTGAACCACCCCATCCTGGGCGATCCGCTGTATGCCCAAGGCGCTGCCGCCGACCACCCGCGGCTGATGCTGCATGCCGAGGCGCTGCGGCTGCGGCATCCCGACAGCAACGTGACGCTGAGCTTCTCGGCGCCTCCGCCCTTCTGA
- a CDS encoding BRCT domain-containing protein: MGHLAKHFDINFQHHDALHDARTAGLILLRAIEETGRDPAEWIRFCNYVPSDAPIRREGGEDGPLTGESIVFTGALEILRKEAADLASASGAAVEANVTKGTTILVVGDQDLDRLAGHGKSTKHRKAENLIGSGQALRIVGEADFMRMCAV; this comes from the coding sequence ATGGGACACCTAGCCAAACACTTCGACATAAACTTCCAACACCACGATGCCCTGCATGACGCCCGCACAGCCGGACTGATCCTGTTGAGGGCCATTGAGGAAACAGGGCGTGATCCTGCCGAATGGATCCGCTTCTGCAACTACGTACCCAGCGATGCACCTATCCGGCGCGAGGGCGGCGAGGATGGACCTCTCACCGGTGAGAGCATCGTTTTCACCGGCGCACTGGAGATACTCCGCAAAGAAGCTGCTGACTTGGCTAGTGCCTCTGGAGCCGCCGTCGAGGCCAATGTGACGAAGGGCACGACGATCTTGGTCGTCGGAGACCAAGACCTTGACCGGCTTGCCGGGCACGGCAAAAGCACAAAGCACCGGAAAGCCGAGAATCTGATCGGAAGTGGGCAGGCTCTGCGCATCGTAGGTGAAGCGGACTTCATGAGGATGTGCGCCGTATAA
- a CDS encoding PLD nuclease N-terminal domain-containing protein, which yields MSFVNGLFGFIIFILDIWAIASIIRSPAGTGSKILWVLLVAILPVLGLIIWWFAGPKADQARRL from the coding sequence ATGAGTTTCGTGAACGGCCTTTTCGGCTTCATCATCTTCATTCTGGACATCTGGGCCATCGCCTCGATCATCCGGTCGCCGGCCGGGACGGGGTCCAAGATCCTGTGGGTGCTGCTGGTGGCGATCCTGCCGGTGCTGGGTCTCATCATCTGGTGGTTCGCCGGGCCGAAAGCCGACCAGGCCCGCCGGCTCTGA
- a CDS encoding IS481 family transposase gives MLISLHKQATTTPRIRAAIQASSEPAWIVAERYGISEQTVWKWRKRDSVHDLSHTAHRLQTTLTPAQEAVAVALRRSLLLPLDDLLSVVREFLNPDVSRSGLDRCLRRHGAGNLRELKPAAPQPAHKPFKAYAPGYLHIDVKYLPQMADEDRRRYLFVAIDRATRWVFVRVYPAKTAANARRFLRDLERAAPMKIARVLTDNGKEFTDRLFGLRRRAATGNHEFDRLCAEFGIEHRLAPPMRPQTNGMVERFNGRIEDILQSHRFRSGEDLEQTILRYVRLYNGQLPQSVLKGRTPIDALKVWHHERPELFRKQPYNHTGCDS, from the coding sequence ATGCTGATCTCTCTGCACAAGCAGGCGACGACGACACCGAGGATCCGGGCTGCGATCCAGGCGAGCAGCGAGCCGGCCTGGATAGTGGCGGAGCGCTACGGCATCTCCGAGCAGACGGTCTGGAAATGGCGCAAGCGCGACAGCGTCCATGACCTGAGCCACACGGCGCACCGGCTTCAGACCACGCTCACGCCGGCGCAGGAGGCCGTGGCGGTGGCGCTGCGCAGGTCCCTGCTGCTGCCGCTCGATGACCTGCTCTCGGTGGTGCGCGAGTTCCTCAACCCGGACGTCTCGCGCTCGGGGCTGGACCGCTGCCTGCGGCGGCACGGGGCGGGCAACCTGCGCGAGTTGAAGCCTGCCGCGCCGCAGCCCGCGCACAAGCCCTTCAAGGCCTATGCGCCCGGCTACCTCCACATCGACGTCAAATACCTGCCGCAGATGGCCGACGAGGACCGCCGGCGCTACCTCTTCGTCGCGATCGACCGCGCCACCCGATGGGTCTTCGTGCGCGTCTACCCGGCGAAGACGGCTGCCAACGCACGCCGTTTCCTTCGTGATCTGGAGCGCGCGGCGCCGATGAAGATCGCCCGGGTGCTGACCGACAATGGCAAGGAGTTCACCGACCGGCTCTTCGGGTTGCGCCGCCGCGCCGCCACCGGCAACCACGAGTTCGACCGGCTCTGCGCCGAGTTCGGCATCGAACACCGCTTGGCGCCGCCGATGCGACCGCAGACGAATGGCATGGTCGAGCGGTTCAATGGCCGGATCGAGGACATCCTGCAGAGCCACCGCTTCCGCAGTGGCGAGGACCTGGAGCAGACCATCCTGCGCTATGTCCGCCTCTACAACGGCCAGCTGCCCCAGTCTGTCCTCAAAGGTCGAACACCCATCGATGCCCTCAAGGTCTGGCATCACGAAAGACCAGAGCTATTCAGGAAACAGCCGTATAATCACACGGGATGTGACAGCTAG
- a CDS encoding LysE family translocator: MIWDTLGNIPTAQLVAFVTGGLVLNAAPGQDVFFATASGIQGGPRAGAMAGLGVGIGVLFHVTLTTLGLGAVIATHPEALSAIKWIGAGYLLYLAWKAWTAPAPDPSTRIVVRSRDVIRRGALSNVLNPKPVLFLLAFLPQFTSPAHGPIWHQLLGLGLVFAFTGALITMAYGIAAGWLGMRLARRLGILNRIAAVMFAGLAVRLVAR, encoded by the coding sequence ATGATCTGGGACACGCTGGGCAACATCCCCACGGCGCAGCTTGTGGCTTTTGTCACCGGCGGGCTGGTGCTGAACGCCGCGCCCGGGCAGGACGTGTTCTTCGCCACCGCCTCGGGCATCCAGGGCGGGCCGAGGGCCGGGGCCATGGCGGGCCTGGGCGTCGGCATCGGCGTGCTGTTCCACGTCACCCTGACGACGCTGGGCCTTGGCGCGGTCATCGCCACCCACCCCGAGGCGCTGTCGGCGATCAAGTGGATCGGGGCGGGCTACCTGCTGTATCTGGCGTGGAAGGCCTGGACCGCGCCCGCGCCGGACCCTTCTACGCGGATCGTGGTGCGCTCGCGCGACGTGATCCGGCGGGGGGCGCTGTCGAACGTGCTGAACCCCAAGCCGGTGCTGTTCCTGCTGGCCTTCCTGCCGCAGTTCACCAGCCCCGCGCATGGGCCGATCTGGCACCAGCTTCTGGGCCTCGGGCTGGTCTTCGCCTTTACAGGCGCATTGATAACAATGGCTTACGGGATCGCGGCGGGTTGGCTGGGGATGCGGCTGGCGAGGCGGCTGGGCATCCTCAACCGCATCGCCGCGGTGATGTTCGCGGGGCTGGCGGTGCGGCTGGTGGCCCGGTAA